A genomic segment from Gracilinanus agilis isolate LMUSP501 chromosome 1, AgileGrace, whole genome shotgun sequence encodes:
- the GMNN gene encoding geminin: MNSRMKQKREESKGTIKNYFVDKANDSLLPRRTLKMIQPSAAGSLVGRVNELNSMKASSKRKLWNDQLISKSPTTDVVVEPEHSENENLEGVSQEAFDLMIKENPSSQYWKEVAEKRRKVLYEVLQENEKLHKEIEQKDNEIAHLKEENKELAELAGHVQYMADIIERLTGQSVENFELRDNLAFEDSDSGREEVDKESEENSQIDT; the protein is encoded by the exons ATGAATTCCAGAATGaagcagaaaagagaagaatcCAAAGGAACAATAAAG aattatttcGTGGACAAAGCAAATGACAGTCTTCTACCAAGACGAACACTCAAGATGATTCAGCCATCTGCAGCTGGTTCTCTGGTTGGCAGAGTAAATGAG TTAAACTCTATGAAGGCCTCATCCAAAAGGAAGCTTTGGAATGATCAACTAATATCCAAGTCTCCTACCACCGATGTTGTTGTAGAGCCAGAGCATAGTGAAAATGAAAATCTTGAAGGAGTCTCTCAAGAAGCTTTTGATCTCATGATTAAAG AAAACCCTTCTTCTCAATACTGGAAGGAAGTGGCAGAAAAACGGAGAAAGGTTCTTTATGAAGTActacaagaaaatgagaaa CTACACAAAGAAATCGAACAGAAGGACAATGAAATTGCCCacctaaaagaagaaaataaggaactGGCAGAACTAGCAGGACATGTGCAATATATGGCTGATATAATAGaa agGTTAACTGGGCAGTCTGTAGAAAACTTTGAATTACGGGACAATCTAGCATTTGAGGATTCTGATTCTGGAAGAGAAGAAGTAGACAAAGAGTCTGAAGAAAATAGCCAGATCGACACGTGA